In Sphingobacterium thalpophilum, a genomic segment contains:
- a CDS encoding sugar phosphate nucleotidyltransferase, translating into MQLEEMEFAIIAAGEGSRLRKEGFNLPKPLLPLHGVPLIERLIRVFVKEGAQRVHVIINKQSPELKLFLEKTTFELPIVLIEEDTASSLHSFALLVKNNPDWSSCCLTTTDTVFRPHEFHAYLEAFQQHQQADAFMAVTPFVDDESPLYVNTNSQLRVEAFLDTATAKTKYVSGGIYCFRQAAMDCALSSVEAGNSRMRNFQRALLENDLQVEAFVFEKVVDIDHLKDRVVAEQFLSEEVS; encoded by the coding sequence TTGCAATTAGAAGAAATGGAATTTGCAATTATAGCGGCGGGAGAAGGTTCTCGATTGCGAAAAGAGGGGTTCAATTTACCGAAACCCTTGCTACCATTACATGGAGTTCCATTAATTGAACGATTGATTCGCGTGTTTGTTAAAGAAGGAGCGCAACGAGTTCATGTTATTATCAATAAACAATCTCCGGAGCTGAAATTGTTTTTGGAAAAAACGACGTTTGAATTACCTATTGTGCTTATAGAGGAAGATACTGCAAGTTCATTGCATAGTTTTGCCTTGCTTGTCAAAAACAACCCCGATTGGTCGTCCTGTTGTCTAACCACAACAGATACGGTTTTTAGGCCACATGAATTTCATGCCTATTTAGAAGCATTTCAGCAACATCAACAGGCCGATGCTTTTATGGCTGTAACTCCTTTTGTTGACGATGAGAGTCCGCTCTATGTGAACACCAATTCGCAGCTTCGGGTGGAAGCTTTTTTGGATACGGCAACCGCCAAAACGAAGTACGTTTCTGGGGGAATTTACTGCTTTCGTCAGGCGGCGATGGACTGTGCGTTGAGCTCCGTCGAAGCAGGTAATTCCAGAATGCGTAATTTTCAGCGTGCTCTATTGGAAAACGATTTACAAGTAGAAGCATTTGTATTTGAAAAGGTGGTCGATATTGATCATTTAAAAGATCGTGTTGTCGCAGAACAATTTTTGAGTGAGGAGGTTAGTTAG